In Frondihabitans sp. PAMC 28766, a genomic segment contains:
- a CDS encoding zinc ribbon domain-containing protein, translating to MPLKASPSDQALLLDLQKLDTGVQQLAHRGKQLPELTALGEIETQTAALRVRLTAEEGTLEDAQRELARIESDVAVVDAREKRDRDRLQTSSSQKDITALEQELAALANRRSDLEDLELEVMERVELHGSVVSATHAELQALAARRDTTAAARDISLAAIETEREHGVADRATIAGKVPPELLALYERQRERYGVGASHLRARVSSASGVELTGSDLAAVRSAAPDDVLLCPDSQAILVRTDESGI from the coding sequence ATGCCCCTGAAAGCCAGCCCCTCCGATCAGGCCCTCCTGCTCGACCTCCAGAAGCTCGACACCGGCGTGCAGCAGCTCGCCCACCGCGGCAAGCAGCTGCCCGAGCTGACGGCTCTCGGCGAGATCGAGACCCAGACCGCCGCGCTGCGGGTCCGCCTCACCGCCGAGGAGGGCACCCTCGAAGACGCCCAGCGCGAGCTCGCCCGCATCGAATCCGACGTGGCCGTCGTCGACGCTCGCGAGAAGCGCGACCGGGACCGACTGCAGACGAGCTCGTCGCAGAAAGACATTACGGCCCTCGAGCAAGAACTCGCCGCTCTCGCCAACCGCCGCAGCGATCTCGAAGACCTCGAGCTCGAGGTCATGGAGAGAGTTGAGCTGCACGGCTCGGTCGTGTCGGCGACACACGCCGAGCTCCAGGCCCTCGCCGCCCGGCGCGACACGACGGCTGCAGCACGCGACATCTCGCTGGCCGCCATCGAGACGGAGCGCGAGCACGGCGTCGCCGACCGCGCCACCATCGCGGGCAAGGTGCCGCCCGAGCTCCTCGCCCTCTACGAGCGCCAGCGCGAGCGCTACGGCGTCGGCGCCTCGCACCTCCGGGCGCGGGTGTCGAGCGCCAGCGGCGTCGAGCTGACCGGCAGCGACCTCGCCGCCGTTCGCTCGGCCGCGCCCGACGACGTGCTGCTGTGCCCTGACAGCCAGGCGATCCTGGTGCGCACCGACGAGTCAGGCATCTGA
- a CDS encoding GH25 family lysozyme, translated as MINLKTRVSAILAASALLAGGLLAGGAAESASADASTCYQTNPTSTSTSVKGFDIFEDTGGSPTAGANIDFAGARTNGACFVYIKASGGLRVTNSNFDEQWSDARSAGLFTGTYYVAAPDLTVPIIDGQSDAQQSAAWFLGHDGQWAPDGKTLPPALDMEINPAAVSSSKTYASDRCYDMTSGELRTWIQQFSTAVQSATTRKPLIYTNQDFWNTCLGGSSAFAANPLWVASYAKTLAMPTGWPTYAFRQTSETPNTPFPGDQDVFNGTLASLQHQALADASARHDYTVDGLPDVLSAPAGGTLSANVGTGSGTLTGSVRSLGITIPSGARVVVPGDMNGDGFADLYAILPSGSVEYWKGLQGGGFASPVVEATGWNVLRTVVGVGDFTGDGNNDVLARTSAGQLWLFPGNGRGGFSSHQLLGSGFQSMTAIVGAGDLTGDGKPDMLVRTSTGQLWIYPRTSTGFATHINGPTGFGPATAIFSVGDFSGDGRDDILARLGGVLKVFKGSGDGKLSSGVVVKAPAGVATNSFVG; from the coding sequence ATGATCAACCTCAAAACGCGGGTGTCCGCGATCCTGGCCGCGTCCGCTCTGCTGGCCGGCGGGCTGCTGGCCGGCGGTGCTGCCGAGTCGGCCTCGGCCGATGCCTCGACCTGCTACCAGACGAACCCGACGTCGACGTCGACGTCGGTCAAGGGCTTCGACATCTTCGAGGACACCGGCGGGAGCCCCACGGCGGGCGCGAACATCGACTTCGCCGGCGCGCGCACAAATGGGGCTTGCTTCGTGTACATCAAGGCCAGCGGAGGCCTTCGCGTGACGAACAGCAATTTCGACGAGCAGTGGTCTGACGCTCGGAGCGCCGGCCTGTTTACGGGCACCTACTACGTAGCCGCACCCGACCTCACCGTGCCGATAATCGACGGACAGTCCGACGCCCAGCAGAGCGCCGCCTGGTTCCTCGGTCACGACGGCCAATGGGCGCCCGACGGGAAGACGCTGCCTCCGGCTCTCGACATGGAGATCAACCCCGCAGCCGTCTCGTCTTCGAAGACCTATGCGAGCGACCGCTGCTACGACATGACCTCCGGTGAACTCCGCACCTGGATCCAGCAGTTCTCGACCGCCGTGCAATCGGCCACGACTCGCAAGCCGCTGATCTACACCAACCAGGACTTCTGGAACACCTGCCTGGGCGGCTCCAGCGCCTTCGCAGCGAACCCGCTCTGGGTCGCCTCCTACGCCAAGACGCTCGCCATGCCGACGGGGTGGCCGACGTACGCGTTCCGGCAGACCTCCGAGACGCCCAACACACCGTTCCCCGGCGACCAGGACGTCTTCAACGGCACTCTGGCAAGCCTCCAGCACCAGGCCCTGGCCGACGCGTCGGCGCGGCACGACTACACGGTCGACGGCCTTCCCGACGTTCTCTCGGCCCCGGCCGGCGGCACTCTCAGCGCCAACGTCGGCACCGGCTCGGGCACACTCACCGGCTCGGTCAGGTCGCTCGGCATCACGATTCCCTCGGGCGCTCGCGTCGTCGTGCCCGGCGACATGAACGGCGACGGCTTCGCGGATCTGTATGCGATCCTCCCGTCGGGCAGCGTCGAGTACTGGAAGGGCCTACAGGGCGGCGGCTTCGCCTCGCCCGTCGTGGAGGCGACCGGGTGGAACGTGCTCCGCACCGTCGTGGGGGTGGGAGACTTCACCGGCGACGGCAACAACGACGTCCTCGCGCGCACCTCCGCCGGTCAGCTCTGGCTGTTCCCGGGCAACGGCCGCGGCGGGTTCTCGTCGCACCAGTTGCTCGGTTCCGGGTTCCAGTCCATGACCGCCATCGTCGGTGCCGGCGACCTGACCGGCGACGGCAAGCCCGACATGCTCGTTCGCACCAGCACCGGCCAACTCTGGATCTACCCGCGCACCTCGACCGGGTTCGCAACGCACATCAACGGCCCGACGGGCTTCGGGCCGGCCACCGCGATCTTCTCGGTCGGCGACTTCTCGGGCGACGGTCGCGACGACATCCTGGCGCGCCTGGGCGGTGTCCTCAAGGTGTTCAAGGGCTCCGGCGACGGCAAGCTCTCGTCG
- a CDS encoding SPOR domain-containing protein yields MAEPTQYWYNTKTHEVEEGMVSPAIDRAGPYATRDEAEHALAQIKANSEKWAAEEAAEDN; encoded by the coding sequence ATGGCCGAACCGACGCAGTACTGGTACAACACGAAGACGCACGAGGTCGAGGAGGGCATGGTCTCGCCCGCGATCGACCGCGCCGGCCCCTACGCCACTCGTGACGAGGCCGAGCACGCGCTCGCTCAGATCAAGGCGAACAGCGAGAAGTGGGCCGCCGAAGAGGCTGCCGAAGACAACTAG
- a CDS encoding NAD+ synthase — MPRLRLALAQTNPVVGDLAGNSDQIVRAARAARDAGADLVATGEMSITGYPIEDLASRPSFLVAARGAVEVLAQRLEAEGLGGLAVVVGHPDGPFEPRLLDTSNAPTAIAKNCASVLQGGRVVTTTAKYHLPNYSVFDEYRVFIPGDELLVVRIKGIDVALIICEDLWRDGGPVGRVMDAGAGLLLVINASPWVADKDEVRLPLVNRRATENDTLVAYVNIVGGQDDLLFDGDSVVVDGSGEVLARAPQWTEHLLVVDLDPQPSENRALPAGIRRVDVKAREFGQYNALAPDIAELPDDLEQLWNGLVTGLRDYVAKNGFTSVILGLSGGIDSAVCAALAADALGGSCVFGVSMPSQWSSDHSRSDADDVAERIGVNYTVEPIKDLVEPFERQLKLTGLAAENVQARARALILMGLSNLDGHLVLTTGNKTELSVGYSTIYGDSVGGFAPIKDVPKTMVWELAKWRNRFASANGRPEPIPSNSITKPPSAELRPGQVDQDTLPPYEILDGILDAYITKALGAADVVALGYDAATVAEVTKLVDRSEWKRRQGAIGPKISGMAFGRDRRLPITYRPTGL, encoded by the coding sequence ATGCCCCGACTCCGCTTGGCGCTCGCTCAGACCAACCCCGTCGTGGGCGACCTCGCGGGCAATTCCGACCAGATCGTCAGAGCCGCTCGAGCGGCTCGAGACGCGGGGGCGGATCTCGTCGCCACGGGTGAGATGAGCATCACCGGCTACCCGATCGAAGACCTCGCGTCGCGCCCCAGCTTTTTGGTGGCCGCCCGCGGCGCCGTCGAGGTCCTGGCGCAGCGCCTCGAGGCCGAGGGGCTCGGCGGCCTGGCCGTCGTCGTCGGGCACCCGGACGGCCCCTTCGAGCCGAGGCTGCTCGACACGTCGAACGCGCCCACGGCGATCGCGAAGAACTGCGCGAGCGTCCTGCAGGGCGGGCGTGTCGTGACCACCACGGCGAAGTACCACCTGCCCAACTACTCGGTCTTCGACGAGTACCGCGTGTTCATCCCGGGCGACGAGCTGCTGGTCGTGCGCATCAAGGGCATCGACGTCGCACTGATCATCTGCGAGGACCTGTGGCGCGACGGCGGGCCCGTCGGCCGCGTGATGGACGCGGGTGCCGGCCTTCTGCTCGTCATCAACGCGAGCCCCTGGGTCGCCGACAAAGACGAGGTGCGCCTGCCCCTCGTCAACCGCCGCGCCACCGAGAACGACACGCTCGTCGCCTACGTCAACATCGTCGGCGGCCAGGACGACCTGCTCTTCGACGGCGACAGCGTGGTGGTCGACGGATCGGGCGAGGTCCTGGCCCGCGCCCCGCAGTGGACGGAGCACCTGCTCGTCGTCGACCTCGACCCCCAGCCGAGTGAGAATCGCGCGCTGCCGGCCGGGATCCGCCGAGTCGACGTGAAGGCGCGGGAGTTCGGTCAGTACAACGCCTTGGCGCCCGACATCGCCGAGCTGCCTGACGACCTCGAGCAGCTCTGGAACGGGCTCGTCACCGGCCTCCGCGACTACGTGGCGAAGAACGGCTTCACGTCGGTCATCCTCGGCCTCTCGGGTGGAATCGATTCGGCCGTCTGCGCGGCGCTCGCGGCCGACGCCCTCGGCGGTTCGTGCGTCTTCGGCGTCTCCATGCCGTCGCAGTGGTCGTCCGACCATTCGCGGTCGGACGCCGACGACGTCGCCGAGCGCATCGGCGTCAACTACACCGTCGAGCCCATCAAAGACCTCGTCGAGCCGTTCGAGCGGCAGCTGAAGCTGACCGGGCTGGCTGCCGAGAACGTCCAGGCCAGGGCGCGCGCGCTGATCCTGATGGGGCTCTCGAACCTCGACGGGCACCTGGTGCTGACGACCGGAAACAAGACCGAGCTCAGCGTCGGGTATTCGACGATCTACGGCGACTCGGTCGGCGGGTTCGCCCCGATCAAGGACGTGCCGAAGACGATGGTGTGGGAGCTCGCGAAGTGGCGCAATCGTTTCGCCTCGGCGAACGGGCGCCCCGAGCCGATCCCCTCCAACTCGATCACGAAACCGCCGTCGGCCGAGCTTCGGCCGGGGCAGGTCGACCAGGACACGCTGCCGCCCTACGAGATCCTCGACGGAATCCTCGACGCCTACATCACGAAGGCCCTGGGCGCGGCGGATGTCGTCGCGCTCGGCTACGACGCCGCCACGGTGGCCGAGGTGACGAAGCTCGTCGACCGTTCGGAGTGGAAGCGGCGCCAGGGCGCGATCGGGCCGAAGATCTCGGGCATGGCGTTCGGTCGAGACCGGCGGCTGCCGATCACCTACCGCCCTACCGGCCTGTAG
- a CDS encoding L,D-transpeptidase: MSRRRWVLVAASCAVLALAVVILFVAAPWRSEPIAAPPPAATHATSAPAPTPTPTEQPTPPQSSQAALAAVPLAFFDAAIAALPDPATLHPATAWQVATPRAPLVGLYASPGAASPVIAALGSTVPTINRPTAVAVYGTEGGMILISTPSRRTVPGSGAPSAPSATFAWARAADFILTPIDRIVEVDNATSTVSIVTREGALVASEKARLGTPTDPTPAATSTYMEANYVDPRVTYTDGNPISLTGAHSSLLPGFGGNSALTALHYYPDPTGSSHGCVRVSAAMTRALAKLPVGTPIVFS; this comes from the coding sequence ATGTCGAGACGGCGGTGGGTGCTGGTCGCAGCATCGTGTGCCGTGCTGGCCCTCGCCGTCGTGATCCTGTTCGTCGCCGCGCCGTGGCGTTCTGAGCCGATTGCGGCCCCTCCTCCTGCGGCGACCCACGCCACCTCGGCGCCCGCACCGACGCCGACTCCGACCGAGCAGCCGACGCCGCCGCAGTCGTCGCAGGCCGCCCTGGCGGCGGTGCCGCTGGCATTCTTCGACGCGGCCATCGCGGCGCTGCCCGACCCGGCCACTCTGCATCCTGCGACCGCCTGGCAGGTCGCCACGCCGCGGGCGCCCCTCGTCGGCCTCTACGCCTCCCCGGGCGCCGCCTCCCCCGTGATCGCCGCACTCGGCTCGACGGTGCCGACGATCAACCGCCCGACCGCCGTGGCCGTCTACGGGACCGAGGGCGGCATGATCCTGATCTCGACGCCGTCACGGCGCACGGTGCCAGGATCCGGGGCCCCGTCGGCGCCGAGCGCGACCTTCGCTTGGGCGCGTGCCGCCGACTTCATCCTGACGCCGATCGACCGCATCGTCGAAGTCGACAACGCGACGTCGACGGTCTCGATCGTGACGCGCGAGGGGGCTCTCGTCGCGTCGGAGAAGGCGCGGCTCGGAACCCCGACCGACCCGACGCCGGCGGCCACGTCGACGTACATGGAGGCCAACTACGTCGACCCGCGCGTGACGTACACCGACGGAAACCCCATCTCTCTCACCGGCGCGCACTCGTCGCTCCTGCCCGGCTTCGGCGGCAACTCGGCGCTGACGGCGCTGCACTACTACCCCGACCCCACCGGCAGCTCGCACGGCTGCGTCCGGGTGTCGGCCGCCATGACCCGGGCGCTCGCGAAGCTGCCCGTCGGCACGCCCATCGTCTTCAGCTGA
- a CDS encoding glutamine synthetase family protein — MDKQTDFVLRTIEERGIKFIRLWFTDVIGTLKSVAIAPAEVEGAFAEGVGIDGSAIEGLTRSFEADVLVHPDPTTFQILPWRGTEDPTARMFCDIATPDGAPGVSDPRNVLKRTLARAGDRGFTFYTHPEVEFYLLKSSKIGKDGQPEPVDQAGYFDNVPGGTAHDFRRRSVRMLEDLGISVEFSHHEAGPGQNEIDLRYADALTMADNIMTFRTVVKEVAIEQGVYATFMPKPLQGHPGSGMHTHLSLFEGDANAFFEAGAEYQLSKIGRQFIAGLLRHAPEITAVTNQFVNSYKRLWGGDEAPSFVTWGHNNRSALVRVPLYKPNKGQSSRVEYRAIDSAANPYLAFSLLLAAGLKGIEEGYELPAEAEDNVWSLSDAERRALGYNQLPASLDHALSLMEDSELVAETLGENVFNYVLKNKRQEWKEYRAQVTPFELRSNLEML, encoded by the coding sequence ATGGACAAGCAAACCGACTTCGTTCTTCGCACCATCGAAGAGCGGGGCATCAAGTTCATCCGACTCTGGTTCACCGACGTGATCGGCACCCTCAAATCGGTGGCCATCGCGCCCGCCGAGGTCGAGGGCGCCTTCGCCGAGGGCGTCGGCATCGACGGGTCGGCCATCGAGGGCCTGACGCGTTCGTTCGAGGCCGACGTCCTGGTGCATCCCGACCCGACCACCTTTCAGATCCTGCCGTGGCGGGGCACAGAAGACCCCACGGCCCGCATGTTTTGCGACATCGCGACGCCCGACGGCGCGCCCGGCGTCTCCGACCCGCGCAACGTGCTGAAGCGCACCCTGGCACGGGCCGGCGACCGCGGCTTCACGTTCTACACGCACCCCGAGGTCGAGTTCTACCTGCTCAAGTCGTCGAAGATCGGCAAGGACGGCCAGCCAGAGCCCGTCGACCAGGCCGGCTACTTCGACAACGTCCCCGGTGGCACCGCGCACGACTTCCGTCGGCGCTCGGTGCGCATGCTCGAAGACCTCGGCATCTCGGTCGAGTTCAGCCACCACGAGGCTGGCCCCGGCCAGAACGAGATCGACCTGCGCTACGCCGACGCGCTCACGATGGCCGACAACATCATGACCTTCCGCACCGTGGTCAAAGAGGTCGCGATCGAGCAGGGCGTCTATGCGACGTTCATGCCGAAACCGCTGCAGGGCCACCCCGGCTCGGGAATGCACACGCACCTCTCGCTCTTCGAGGGCGACGCGAACGCCTTCTTCGAGGCAGGAGCCGAATACCAGCTCTCGAAGATCGGCCGCCAGTTCATCGCGGGCCTCCTGCGTCACGCCCCGGAGATCACCGCCGTCACCAACCAGTTCGTCAACAGCTACAAGCGCCTCTGGGGCGGCGACGAGGCTCCGAGCTTCGTCACCTGGGGCCACAACAACCGCTCTGCTCTCGTCCGTGTGCCGCTCTACAAGCCCAACAAGGGCCAGTCGAGCCGCGTCGAGTACCGCGCGATCGACTCGGCGGCGAACCCCTACCTGGCGTTCTCGCTGCTCCTGGCCGCGGGCCTCAAGGGCATCGAAGAGGGCTACGAGCTGCCGGCCGAGGCCGAGGACAACGTCTGGAGCCTCTCCGACGCCGAGCGCCGCGCCCTGGGCTACAACCAGTTGCCGGCCAGCCTCGACCACGCTCTGTCTCTCATGGAGGACAGCGAGCTGGTCGCCGAGACGCTGGGTGAGAACGTCTTCAACTACGTGCTGAAAAACAAGCGTCAGGAGTGGAAGGAGTACCGCGCGCAGGTCACTCCGTTCGAGCTCCGCTCGAACCTCGAGATGCTCTAG
- the map gene encoding type I methionyl aminopeptidase gives MPRDSHGHLTPGRISPLRPVPPTIDRPEYVGKVGPAPYTEGDVFDEATIELIAESSRIASDAITAVGEAIRPGITTDELDRVAHDYVVSHGAYPSTLGYRGFPKSVCTSINEVICHGIPDDTVLVDGDIVNIDITAFTNGVHGDTNRTFVVGTGSQDAVDLVERTRLALDRGIKAVAPGRQVNVIGRAIEMYAKRFGYGVVKDYTGHGVGRAFHSGLIIPHYDAPQFDDVMEVGMVFTIEPMLTLGETSADIWADDWTVTTRDKSLTAQFEHTLVVTERGARILTDY, from the coding sequence ATGCCCCGGGATTCACACGGTCACCTGACCCCCGGTCGGATCTCGCCGCTGCGTCCGGTCCCTCCGACCATCGATCGCCCGGAGTACGTGGGCAAGGTCGGGCCCGCGCCGTACACCGAGGGCGACGTCTTCGACGAGGCGACGATCGAGCTGATCGCCGAATCGAGCCGCATCGCCTCCGACGCCATCACGGCGGTCGGCGAGGCGATCCGGCCCGGCATCACCACCGACGAGCTCGACCGTGTAGCCCACGACTACGTCGTCTCGCACGGCGCCTACCCGTCGACCCTCGGCTACCGCGGATTCCCGAAGTCGGTCTGCACCTCGATCAACGAGGTCATCTGCCACGGCATCCCCGACGACACAGTGCTCGTCGACGGCGACATCGTCAACATCGACATCACCGCCTTCACGAACGGCGTGCACGGCGACACCAACCGCACGTTCGTCGTGGGCACCGGGTCGCAGGATGCCGTCGACCTGGTCGAGCGCACCCGACTCGCGCTCGATCGCGGCATCAAGGCCGTCGCACCAGGCCGACAGGTCAACGTCATCGGCCGTGCGATCGAGATGTACGCGAAGCGCTTCGGCTACGGCGTGGTGAAGGACTACACAGGGCACGGCGTCGGCCGCGCCTTCCACTCGGGTCTCATCATCCCGCACTACGACGCCCCGCAGTTCGACGACGTGATGGAGGTCGGCATGGTGTTCACCATCGAGCCGATGCTCACGCTCGGCGAGACGTCGGCCGACATCTGGGCCGACGACTGGACGGTGACGACGCGCGACAAGTCGCTGACCGCCCAGTTCGAGCACACCCTGGTCGTGACCGAACGCGGCGCCAGGATCCTGACCGACTACTGA
- a CDS encoding Nif3-like dinuclear metal center hexameric protein yields MPTLDAVRDAVHTLWPLQGAESWDSPGLVVGDPAASIEHIHLAVDAVLDTVDEAIEMNADLLLVHHPLLFRGVMTVAADTTKGAVIQRLIAGDVALLAAHTNADVVATGTSRVLAHQLGLVDQTPIAPSATDPSGATGIGIVGRLEQPTTLMALARQLTDILPPTAGGVRIAGDHERVVTTVALCAGAGDSLLGDPAVLAADVYITSDLRHHPASDARELMLLGRGPALIDTSHWASEWLWLDTAAAQLRQALPDLEVTLSDLRTDPWDFAVVR; encoded by the coding sequence GTGCCAACCCTCGACGCGGTCCGCGATGCCGTCCACACCCTCTGGCCTCTGCAGGGGGCCGAGTCGTGGGACTCGCCCGGTCTGGTCGTCGGTGATCCTGCCGCCTCGATCGAGCACATCCACCTCGCCGTCGACGCCGTGCTCGACACGGTCGACGAGGCCATCGAGATGAACGCCGATCTGCTGCTCGTGCACCACCCGCTTCTCTTCCGCGGCGTGATGACCGTCGCCGCCGACACGACCAAGGGCGCTGTCATTCAGCGCCTCATCGCGGGCGACGTCGCACTGCTCGCCGCCCACACGAACGCCGACGTCGTCGCGACCGGCACTTCCCGGGTGCTGGCCCACCAGCTCGGTCTCGTCGATCAGACGCCGATCGCCCCGAGTGCGACCGACCCGTCAGGCGCGACCGGGATCGGCATCGTCGGCCGGCTCGAGCAGCCGACCACGCTGATGGCACTTGCGCGACAGCTGACCGATATCCTGCCTCCGACGGCCGGGGGAGTGCGCATCGCAGGCGACCATGAACGAGTCGTCACGACCGTGGCGCTCTGCGCGGGCGCGGGCGACTCCCTCCTCGGCGATCCTGCTGTCCTCGCGGCCGACGTCTACATCACGAGTGACCTGCGGCACCACCCCGCCTCTGACGCGCGCGAGCTGATGCTGCTCGGGCGAGGCCCCGCACTGATCGACACCTCGCACTGGGCCAGCGAGTGGCTATGGCTCGACACCGCCGCCGCCCAGCTGCGCCAGGCTCTGCCCGACCTCGAGGTCACGCTGAGCGACCTCCGCACCGACCCCTGGGACTTCGCGGTCGTCCGCTGA
- the ppgK gene encoding polyphosphate--glucose phosphotransferase — protein sequence MATHALGIDIGGTGIKGAIVDVDSGELVTDRVKMDTPAGGEPEAIADVTKQVVEKLGDQAKGLHVGIDFPAAIMDGKTLSAANVSKKWIDFEAEKLFEKTLGQPIHFVNDADAAGYAESRYGAAKGVDGLVIMTTLGTGIGTALINDGVLIVNAELGHIQIDGKDYETKASFAAKERDDLSWKHWAKRLQKYYSTLEALLYPRLIIVGGGVSKQYEEFLPLLDLRAEIVPAKLRNNAGILGAAALAAESKPAF from the coding sequence ATGGCCACCCACGCACTGGGCATCGACATCGGCGGCACCGGCATCAAGGGCGCGATCGTCGACGTCGACTCCGGCGAGCTCGTCACCGATCGCGTCAAGATGGACACGCCTGCCGGCGGCGAGCCCGAGGCGATCGCCGACGTGACCAAGCAGGTGGTCGAGAAGCTCGGCGACCAGGCGAAGGGCCTCCACGTCGGCATCGACTTCCCCGCCGCGATCATGGACGGCAAGACCCTCTCGGCCGCCAACGTGTCGAAGAAGTGGATCGACTTCGAGGCCGAGAAGCTCTTCGAGAAGACCCTCGGCCAGCCCATCCACTTCGTCAACGACGCCGATGCCGCCGGCTACGCCGAATCGCGCTACGGCGCCGCCAAGGGCGTCGACGGCCTCGTAATCATGACCACTCTCGGCACCGGCATCGGCACCGCCCTGATCAACGACGGCGTGCTGATCGTCAACGCCGAGCTCGGCCACATCCAGATCGACGGCAAAGACTACGAGACGAAGGCCTCGTTCGCCGCGAAAGAGCGCGACGACCTCTCGTGGAAGCACTGGGCGAAGCGCCTGCAGAAGTACTACTCGACCCTCGAGGCGCTGCTCTACCCGCGGCTGATCATCGTCGGTGGCGGCGTCTCGAAGCAGTACGAGGAATTCCTGCCGCTGCTCGACCTGCGCGCCGAGATCGTGCCCGCCAAGCTGCGCAACAACGCCGGCATCCTGGGCGCCGCCGCCCTCGCCGCCGAGTCGAAGCCCGCCTTCTAG